In the genome of Sardina pilchardus chromosome 17, fSarPil1.1, whole genome shotgun sequence, the window tgtgtgtgtgtgtgtgtgtgtgtgtgtgtgtgtgtgtaaacggtACAAGAGAGGTACTGCACGGGTAGAGACCTTGGCGTCTGCGCTTTCCAGCTGAATaatctgctgttgctgctgctgtaacTCGAGTTTAGAGACGCGCGTCTGACAGGCCTCAAGAACCTCCTGAAAACagatggacaaagagagagagagagagagagagagagagagagagagatccggTTATAAGAGAGCAGAAAGTGTGTCCGTATAGCAGTTGAGACACAGTGAAAAGTAATTTGAAGAATAAatgtaataaaaataaatgtatgtgtgtttgttcttgcatgcctgtgtgtgtgcgttcatgtgtgcttctgtgtgtgtctgtgtgtgtgtgtgtgtctgtgtatgtctcaagatgtgtgttgtggtgtgtctgtATAGTGGTtgtgacacagtgtgtgtgtgtgtgtgtgtgtgtgtgtgtgtgtgtgtgcctgtgtgtgtgtgtgtgtgtgtgtgtgtgtgtgtgtgtgtgtgtgcctgtgtgtgtgtgtgtgtgtgtgtgtgtgtgtgtgtgtgcctgtgcgtgcgtgcgtgcgtgtgtgtgtgtgtgtgtgtgtgtgtgtacctgtatgtctCTGGCCCTCTCGTAGGCTTGGTAGGCCACTTTCTCCTCTATGCTGGCCAGCTCCTGCTTCAGGTTGGCCGTCTCATTCTGGTGAAGCTCCGTCAGGTCATTCAACTGGTCCTCCAACCGCTcatacctgagagagagagagcaagagagagagggggggggagagagagagagaaagagaaaaagaaagacagagagagagagagagggagagggagagaaagagaaatatagagagataacgagagagagagagagggagagggagagaaagagagccagatagagagagataaagagacagatagagagagaaagagacagaaagagagagagagagtgcaaaggGAGTGTGAGGCAggggacagacagaaagaagagatgATGAGCTCAGTGACGTGTATGACACACAGTCCTCTACTACCATACGACTGCTGCAACAAATGCACTACACTTTTCCTTCCCTGCTCACCACACTGGTTTTGAATCTGAACAGATTAACAGGGAGAAGTTCAAAAAAGGGAGTGGATCCCATGCGCTTCTGCAAACAACTGGTGCCTCCACGGCAGGGGACAAGTTGATCAAGATGAGGAAGATACCAGAGCAGAACAGAAAGAGAAGTTTTTGAGACTTTatgtttacctccgccaaggaggttatgctttcatcggggaccagcgtatgtttgtctgtttgtttgtctgtctgtctgtcagtctgtttgctagcaagataactcaaaaagtaatggacgattacattttgggagtgatccgtaacaccgtcggggTTCCAGAGCCGTTtaatgtgtttcgcttagtggtgtaatggcatggtatggccacgtggtggcgatctaaatagtttaggttcaaattgtatgacaacctaggaagaacaatacaggcggaggtctgcgctctctgagtgcttttctagtttttaatgCAATGGTCTCTGACGAAGACGTAATCTCATCTAAACGTCTTTTGCTGTGCACCACGGCATTACAAAAACATAAAAGTCTCAAAAACTTCTGTGCTGCTCCGCTATCTTCCTCATCTTAACACTGAAAAGTGTTTCAGTTGATTGAGgacaaggacagagagaggcttTAGTTCAGaatgaagagaggaggtgaaggcTGACCCACTGGGCGAATTGGCAGAGAGGATTcaccaggacagagagagggcgagagagaggagatgatgaCAGACTCACAAACAGGACTTTCGAAtgaaagagaggaggtgaagctGAACTACTGGGCGAGAGAGCATTCACCAACAGGACTTtagaatgaaagagaggaggtgaagctGAACTACTGGGCGAGAGAGCATTCACCAACAGGACTTtagaatgaaagagaggaggtgaagctGAACTACTGGGCGAGAGAGCATTCACCAGCACTGCGGGGGATCTGTGTGGATATGTAAAGCACCAAGCACCAGGGCCCCCCACAGAGTGCTGCACCCAGCAGGGCATTTGCATTCGCATTGCTCACTGGCCTCCCGAAGAGGGGCCTCGGCCCTGAACACACTGGTCTGGTGAAGGGCCCCAGTGACCATAGACCCAAACTGTATAGCACACTTCTACTGCCCATCACACTGAGCTATGCTAATACTCATGCAAATAAGTTATCGCGTGCTACTTTgttcagtgtgtttgcatgtgtctgtctgtatgttagCACGTACCTgagtgttaaaatatgttatttAAGGTACCATGATGATTTGTtcaatgtgtgcttgtgtgcttgtgtgtgtgtgtgtgtgtgtgtctgttcagatTTGTGGATGTCCTACACCAGCCCCATTAACAACTATTCTGCAACATAAAGCTGGATGATTCAATGGAGGATGACCCACTTACTTACACACTAGCCAACCACACGTGCCTTTTCCAGGTCACCCTGGGAGGCTAAAAAAGAGCTAGTCTCACATAGCCAGATGCATATTATTAACATATATCTCTGAAGACAACCTCAGCGGCAAAATAGTGGCCTAAATTTAGAGTGCAACCATTTCAGCTTGTCAGGGCACTTGAAACTTCTAAACCAATCCACATGCGCAGCACCagtagaagaaagagaaagagccagAAAGAGCCACACAGGTCTTCAAAGAGCAGCCTGTTCATGGTTTTCACCAGTAcatgtccctttccacaggtgtattaatcaagcaccatgcagtctgcattcataatctaggtgattgatttaatacacctgtggaaagggacatgatgaaacccatgaacagAGTGCAGCTTTGTCAGTCAGTCTTGGTCACCATTTCATGCATGAATAAAAgtggtgaaagaaagaaagaaagaaagaaagaaagaatgagtaGCTGAATACTCTTAACTCTTTATTACAATTAATTTGTGACCAACGTCCCGGCAACAGCCTTCACCAGTGTTCTGATGCCAAAACAGTGGTCACAAATAAATAGTTTGAGCGgctactctttctttctttaccgATGTATGTGTCATCCACAAGCAGTTATCACAAAGTGCAGATGAAAAGTAAACCCATGTAAATCCTTCCAGTCCTCCCCCAgcagtagggtgtgtgtgtgcgtgtgtatgtatttggGGTTAAAAGCATCAAATCAGCATTCTCTCATCATGAAAACTCCcccggggggggtgggggggtggacggACCTGTTCTTCACCTGAGTTTCCAATAATTTCTCTCATACCTGCTCCACCAGACAGTgagttcctctctttctctcgcacccccccccccccacacacacacacacatacacacactatttttctattccttcctttctctctctcacacacacacactctttctatgcctctctctcgctgctgTGTCACATCTGGGTTAACGCATCAGATCAGATTACCCCTACGCCCCGGTGTGACATAATACAAGGCGTTTCACTAATCCTAGTCAGGGGCCGGCAGAGATTAAACGCACTCAACACCTGACTGAGCTCATGACAGATTACGCATAAGGCGCAGTTGAAGTGCATGACAGATAACTCACAaggtacaacaacaacaacactgcgtGAATACAGCGCTTTTTTCACGGGACCTAAAATGCTTCCTAGTGCGGCAGGAGcttcactaaccaccaccaaacGTGTAGCACCCACTTGAGTGATGCACAGCAgccattggccgcgtttcccatattcattaagaagcttttaagtgctaagaacttctttggagcgttcttagaacgttcttgggtgctcctaagaagttctaaacacttaagagcttcttaaagggatattccgccatttttggaaatacgctcattttccacctcccctcgagcaaaacaatcgatatttaccttgttcccgttcatccagccattctgtgagtctggcgatacaacttttaacttcagcctagcatagatcattgaatcggattagaccattagcttctcgcctgctagcttcatgtttaaaagtgactaagacttctggtaattttcccatttaaaacgtgtctcctctcaagttagaaagtgcaataagaccaactgaaaatgaaacctggcgtttttctaggctgatttgacatggaactacactctcatctggcgtaataatcaaggcaacttgcagctactggcactactactgcttgttgtctatggggactattttcagatgctgcgtaagatatcactgcgcctatggtacgtttgcaagttgccttgattattacgccagatgagagtgtagttccatgtcaaatcagcctagaaaaacgccaggtttcattttcagttggtcttattgcactttctaacttgagaggagacacgttttaaatgggaaaattaccagaattcttagtcacttttaaacatgaagctagcaggcaagaagctaatggtctaatccgattcaataatctatgctaggctgaagctaaaagttgtatcgccagactcacagaatggctggatgaatgggaacaaggtaaatatcgattgttttgctcgaggggaggtggaaaattagcgtatttccaaaaatggcggaatatccctttaacgaatctgggaaacccggccattatgtGCTAGaatgctcaccacacaccagcttgaACTGAGGCGCAGTGAGGTGATCAACACTTACGACACGCCTCCAAGTAACGCCCCAAGACAGTTTGGGAGCCGTGACAGTTTACTCATAAATCAGAGTGAGGTGATCAACACTTATACACACCTCCAACGAGTAACGACTCAGGACAAGCCAGTTGGGGTGCTTGGTGTGGCCTGCCCGAGGATATCAATGGGTGTGGTATACACCAAAGGCCTCACCGGGGAGTCTCGCCACTCACGGCCATGTTGGTATCAGTTTCGGGCAGTTATTTTGGGCAACTATTTTCGGAAGACGACTTCAACCATTTCCATCAATGTGGCTGGTTACTTACATTACAGAAAGGTGCTAAATATGTGTAGATCAACCGCCATACCGACACTAGAAACTAACCCAAATACATTTCCATGGAGGATTCACTGATCCGATCGATGTCTCCTCATCACAAAGGCTCTGGTTATACTGACTGACATCCTTGAGCTGAAGTgtccgaggagaggagagaccccACAGCGAATAATTCCATGGGAGACCACTGGACCACTGCTTTTTTTTGCTGCCCACCAAACTGATTTTTGAATCTGAGCAGAATAACATTGAGAGGTGTTTCAGCTCATTAAGGTAAAAGGACAGAGGACAGAGGTGAGAGGAGACGACTCACAGAGAGACTttaggatgaagagaggaactGAGGGCTGAACTGCAGGGCGAATGGGCAGGGAGGATTCACCAGGACAGAGAGATGGCAAAAGAAGAcgacagactcacagacaggaCTTCAGAGTGAGGAGTGGAGAGACTCCACAGTGAGTAATCCCATGGGAGACCACTGGAGCAGGGGGTTGAGAACGCTCCTTTGTGCTTTCAACTGAAGAGACACTGTTTGTGCATTCTCTCTGCATCACGTGTAGGAGCTCATGCAAGATGCAGGCTGTTAACTAACtcatacgcatgtgtgtgtgtgtgttatgaataCAAATGTAGTGCCACAGTGCGGATATCCATATTTTTCTCTATGGACAAGAGATCTTTTGATGTCGAGTCCGATTTTCTGCTTTTGCAAAAATCTTCAGCACTCGTTTTTTTTGCTGACTGTACATTTTGTGCTACATGAAGGTTCACCCATTAACACTAATAAATTGCTCAGCAGAATTGCACTTTGAGCTAGGATTTCTCATTAAAAACACTGTTTTACTTGCAGCACAATTACTGAGTTTGACCACACCCCTGTTATTGCACAACCTCACTGAACTTCCTCTGTCACTCACCTGAGGAATCTGTCTCTTTATTTCATTTGGATGACGCTTTTATCTCAAGCGACTAACAGATGTCAATTAATTGCAGGGCAAGAGTCCCTGGAATGACTCAGggctaagtgccttgctcaagggcacaacagtagCAGCTGGGAATCAAactcacaacttttcaggctacagCATGCAAACCTGCTTCCTGGTCCAAATTTTCCCAGGACTGCTTTTATGTTTTAACGCATCATGCGTATTGCTCTAAACTCTTTCCTCTATGAGAGACCTATACCTTTGTACCACATATAAAAGAGTgtgttaagggccgttcacaccaagaacgataactataacgacaTGATGACAACGGCAATGATAACTGTAAATAAACCGTTCTCGTTAACATGAATgacgacgttcacacataaactataacgataacgacatgaagaatgatatcgttggggatcacttttaGAGTGATTTTGAGATTGATTAAAagataacagccaatcagagcccatCACTTGTTagtcatcacattcattaacacaagggGAGACTTTAcctatcgttggtcagtgtgggagCTTTTATcgctatggttatagttatctttATAGTCATCGTTATagatcgttatggttatagctGTCTTTACAGTTatcatagttattgttatagctatgtctctgtgaatggccctttacagtgcagtcacacgcttgcgtccgccaacgttcgtccattattttcccattcactttacattggctggacttcatttcatgccgcactgaattgtgggtccaatgcgttgcctgagatacgttgccttcgctaaaaagttgagaaatgttaaacttttgacggatcgcgcaagcgccagccaatgaaattccgtgtatgcaaatttttgaacactgacaaaccaatcagtttgcgttcatggaaatgtgacaaaatgaggcatacgttggcggacgcaagcgtctgaGTGCACCGTTAGGCAACTTTAGCGTTTGGTACGGCATACCTGTATCTCTCCTCCTGCAGCGTCTGTGTGATGAAGCCGTAGTCTCTCTTGAACTGCACCTTCAGGCCCTCCATGTCCTCGGCCAGCTGCAGCTGCGTCTTGCGGATCTCCCGCACCTCCTGCAGTGCCTCCACCAGCCTGCTGTTGTTGGCGTCGTTCTGCGCTCCgtggccccctcctcctcctcctccacctcctccaccaccacctcctcctcctccgtcgccCGTGCCCTGGGAGCCTGTGCCCGCTCCGCCCGCGCCCGTGCTGTCGACCGAGTCAGTGGTGCCCGTGGAGCACTCGTCGTCGCTGGGCGGGTACTTGGGCTTGGGCGTGATGGTGGCGCTACCGCTTAGCGTCCGGCTCGCCGTGCCCGCCTCCCCCACGTGGaagccgccaccgccgccgctgctgctgccgccgccgacCCCTGACCCCCCCGGCCCGCCCGTCTCCATGGAGCTCTTGAGGTGAGCGATGTTGTCCGCGCTGCCGAACTTGTTGCGGATGAGGTTGGCGAACTCCCGCGGCTTGCTGAAGAAGAAGGGCGACGTGAGGCTCACCCCCGGGCCCACCGCCGTCTTCACCTTGTCCAGGGACGGGTGCTTGACCTCCCGCGGGGCGCCGTCCTTCAGGAGGACGCAGTCCTTCAGGCTGTCCTTGGAGGCCGTCTTGCTGTTGCCATCTTTGGCGTTGGCGACGCCGGCAGccgtggcggtggcggtggaggacgaggaggacgaggaggagtgCTTGGTGCCGTTCTCGTTCTCGCGCATCCTCTTGTGGTACTGCTCCAGTTTCTTCTGCAGCTGCGTGATGCTCTGGGCCGACTTCTGGTTCTTCTTCTCAAACACCTGAACAGAACAACAGGGTCCAACTGAGCTCCATTCTTTATTCCACTGTGCTCAATGAATTCAACTACACTGCACTAATCTATAAAtactcaaataaataaataaataaaacataatctGTATTGAATCAAATTCATTAATTAACTGCAAGTAATCACACAAGACAAGAATTAATTAGACTGAATCAAACTGATCCAAGCTAATCTGGTATTGAAACTAATTGGATCATATAACGGAATTAGTTCTGAGTTTTTAGTTTCAAAGGTGACTGCATTAAACACATAAAAAGGTCAAAACACAGGCGGTCGCATAATTGATATAAAATTGATAATAAAACTGCAAAAATATAGCAATTTACCTTTATAAATGTACTTAAAAAGTACAGAATGATTAAACTGGTTTCATATGAAGAGCTTTATTTTCTATAAGCAGCAACATCATCCTATAACCCCATCCTATAGCTTAACTCCATCCTATAACCCCTCCCTATAGCcacaccattttttttaaaggtttatGTTGGGCTTTTTTTATCCATTACTGATGGGACAGTGGAGCCTTGACAGGTTAACGAGTGGAAGAGATATGGAGAGTGGAATCAAGAAATTGCCTcaggtcagagtgtgtgtgtgtgtgtgtgtgtgtgtgtgtgtgtgtgtgtttgtactgtatacacatttgtgtgtgtgtgtgtgtgtgtgtgtgtgtgtgtgtgtgctgtatgtgtgagtgtgagtgtgtgtgtgtgtactgtatacatatttgtgtgtgtgtgtgtgtgtgtgtgcactgtatgtgtgagtgtgagtgtgtgtgtgtgtgtgagtgtgtgtgtatgtgtgtgtgtcttcacgtGGCGTTCTCCTCCACCTTACCTGTCGTATGCGCCCCAGCTGCTGTTTGTCCGCGCTGTTGACCAGCTTGAGGTACTCGGCCACGTTCTCGTCTCTGGCCGTCTGCTCGATCTTCAGCTGCTCCGTCACTTTGAGGATCTTCTGCTGCAAGCAGTCCAGTCCGCCGCGGGAGCGACCCGAATCCCGGCCCGAGTCCTTCCCCGGCCCGTCGCTGTCCAGGTCCGTCTCGGACACGCCTCTCCGCAGCAGTGCCGGAACATTGAGCAAGCTGCCCTCGCTGGAGTGATccgcctgcagcacacacagagaaacacacccaaacataaataaacataccGAGAGAACACAGCAACAATCAAAATATACAGTGAAAACAATCACTCTGGTGACTAATAAACATCATAATAGTGTGCTATTTATTTTGTTCTTGTATTTGTTTGGCTTTTGTTTACATCCTTGTTTTTTCCTTATTTGTTTATCTTAATGTGGACATTCATTCCCATAGGCAGTGCTTAAACGAGCATCTTGGGGCAGCATTATTCCACTGTGAGCATTCCTTGGGGGTGGGTTAGTGATGTCAGTGAGCCATGATCATTATTTTGACACATGAGGGTGTTTTGTTGTTGCAACTCATTGTTTTTGTTGCATCAAATCATTCCGAGTAGTAATACTCGGAATTTCGTTATTACATCCTCAAAAGGAACTCTAAATTAGCAACATTCTAGTCACACTTGCTTGCGATTGTACCCCTCAAAAGGGTTaacaaatcagaatgtagataTCGGTGATAGGTTTTCACATTAGTCTATAAGACATAAAATAAGACAGCTGGGAATAGGCAGGGCCGATGAGAAAGACATGGGGGGAGGCAGACATGGAGAGGTCTGTTTAGGCCACAGCCCCCTGGCACAGAACCATTAACAGGCTCAGTGGGTAAATATTATTTAAAAAGCACTTGATGCATTAGTGGTTTGGACATCTTTCTGCTCTGGTGCCAAAGATGCTGTATTAATATCCTCTGGAAATggctttttctccctccctccttccctccctccttccctcccttaaataaataaataaaaataaatgaacaaatgttCAGAAGGTGCGGTCTCTATGGCAGCAGACCAGCAGAATACACCAGGGTCAAGTCTCAttacacagggagagagactctTTTTCcagctgtatctgtgtgtgtgcgtgtgtgcgtgtgtgtgagtgtgtgtgtgtgtgtgtgtgtgtgcttgtgtgtgtgtttgtggtagtgtgtgtgttctctctgccaTTGCGTGCCTCCACTCtcgacagactg includes:
- the tmcc3 gene encoding transmembrane and coiled-coil domain protein 3 — encoded protein: MPSVDFTGEKSSFEVERDRNRSTCDRMADHSSEGSLLNVPALLRRGVSETDLDSDGPGKDSGRDSGRSRGGLDCLQQKILKVTEQLKIEQTARDENVAEYLKLVNSADKQQLGRIRQVFEKKNQKSAQSITQLQKKLEQYHKRMRENENGTKHSSSSSSSSTATATAAGVANAKDGNSKTASKDSLKDCVLLKDGAPREVKHPSLDKVKTAVGPGVSLTSPFFFSKPREFANLIRNKFGSADNIAHLKSSMETGGPGGSGVGGGSSSGGGGGFHVGEAGTASRTLSGSATITPKPKYPPSDDECSTGTTDSVDSTGAGGAGTGSQGTGDGGGGGGGGGGGGGGGGGHGAQNDANNSRLVEALQEVREIRKTQLQLAEDMEGLKVQFKRDYGFITQTLQEERYRYERLEDQLNDLTELHQNETANLKQELASIEEKVAYQAYERARDIQEVLEACQTRVSKLELQQQQQQIIQLESADAKVLLGKCINIMLAIATVILVCVSTAAKFTAPLLRSRLHVFGTFLSVCLLAVIWKNWEHVQCAVERLILPS